ATTTACTCTTGAGTAGCTTGAGGTTTAATACTATTACTGTATCGTTTACAACTTGAaaggtcttttatttttattttacaacagTGGCTGCAATCTAAGAGCTATTTAAAAGAAAGTGGTTGTTGTGTATCCCCgaaatgcatttgtttttgttccttttcaGTTATGACTGTCAAATTGGATAAAACAGGACGTTATATGGACGCTCAGTAtttgtaaacatttatttttcaaagggTTTTTCAAACGGtccaaactatatatatatatatatatatatatatagtttagaCTTATACcagtttatggttattttacattggaatgatgtttgtgtctgtgagtcCAAACCAACACCAAATTGCACAGAGTCTACTTTGCCTCTTTAAGGGCATTAAGTGTTCTTCTTCAGTTAGATATTGTGATGTATTGTTATATGAGGGTCTTACAATATGTCGATTATCGCACAATCGTTGCATTGTGCAGTCGCAAGCCATGTATCCCGAGTTACCCTATGATTCTCAGCCCTTTGAATACAATATTTcagttgtgattttttttctaaatgcacAGATCGATACTCTGCCATCACGCAAAGTCCAGATATCGTCAAAGGAAAAATGATCGGTCCAtctctggaaaaacaaaaagattacATTTGCAGCTTCATGTTCACTTTCTTCATCTTACTATCTAAAAAAAAGactcagatttatttatttaaacaacaaaACCAGCTGCAGTCTGCGGAGAAGGACTCAGTCTGTACTTTCTCATTCATTCGTTCACAAACTGGTCAGACAGCAGTGCTCCTGTCTCAGTGGGAGATAATAACCACTCAATAACAACTCGTATTCACACCTCCTGGTAACTATGAGGTAACAAGAGTTCAGGTTCAACGTGGGCTGAGCTGCTCAACTTGTTTTGTATCTCCTGATCGTTTAGAGtcaagagaaaagacagagttACAGGAAGTCAAATACAAAATAGACACTTCATTCAGAAGAAGTGATTTGTTTACCTTGCTTTAGATTCTGTTCTGACAGCGGTCGAGGTGTGTTTTTGAGGCCGGTTGAGGGATATCTGTCCGCGGTGCAGCTGTGTCTGTCTGGCCGCCTGACTGTGGAGGAGACCGGTGCTGCGGGAGGCTGCAGCTTCCTGGGAGTTTTGTCTCCATCGCCCATCAGTCGATAGGTTGGCTGATGTTTCCTGCCCTCTGATTGGCTCATTCCACACCATGCTGTTTTGCTGCCTTTACGGACTGCTGGGAATTAATACATCTTGTGAGCAGCAAaccatttgtttgtctttttagtttttagtttttgttttttacatcagatttaaatgattttagaaGACTATCAATCTgtggatgttttttatttatttattcgcACCATAACCCACATAGCACAATTGTTTTGGCCCAGATTTGGCTCTCACTGTCATCCAGCCCACATGCCCACACTTGGAATGATGGCACTTGTGCGGTCGACTCTTGTTTGCCCAATATCTGGGCCACGATTAAGCCATAGCAATACTGCTAATCAGCCAAAGGGCCCAAAGTTGGACCATATCTACAACATGGCACCACCTCTTTGGCAAAAAATAAAGGGCTAACATTTcttttgggatattttggccACATTTGCTATTTTACAAGTGGACCACTTCAAGCTCACTGTCATTTTGGCAATGCCTTCTTGTGGCCCATATGCATATGCTGACTAGGTAGGACATTTTAAGATTGAATTCAAGTTTTGCTTTTGTTGTGGTTTTGCTATTTTACATAATTACATAATGTGATTACTGAAACAGAATATGTCAGATTTATATTCTTTTCAAAACCCCCGATTGAAATCGCTTTAATTTCCCAACAATTCCATGTCAGAGAAGCGGTCCAAATcgaaaaaaaaacgtttcctGGAAGCACCTGAAGGCACCACAGGTTTCTTCAGCAGCTCCCTCACACGCACCACTGAGAGAGACAACAGGGCATGTACCCGCCGATGCTGATTGGCTGACGTAGTTCTTTATCTTCTCAGCAGCCAATGGTAGAATGAGTTTATCTTGCACACTAACCAGTGCGGTGAGGTGGACAGTGTGATATGTAGGGTCCATGGTTCCCTCACCTGATATTGGCCTACTTTTGGCCCTGAGAGTGCAGTGCAGAATGAAAGCACTTGACTTAGGTGTTATTATTCTATTGTTGGAAATACAAATTCCCTGAAGAATAGAAGTTTAAGAAGCAGAACTTTGACTGCTTCTTACACTCTGCAACAAGTTGAGGATTATTTGTTGCAGATTGTTGCTGTGTCTGACCAATGAGAAGCTTACTTTTTATGGGGCCTGtctcaaaatacaaatattttgcgCAAACGTTTTCAGAATCATGAAAGCATATTGTTTGGCAGCAGATCAGTTGTCCTTCATGTTCTCACTTTTTTTCTGTGATCTATCAGAAAGAATAAAAGGTAATGACAGGAACTGTAGTGCCCAAGAAAAGCAATTACTCATAAATAGAAACAGAAATGCAGATGACTGATGTTGGCGCATCAGTAATCTgcaaaaaaatgtccttccctTTGTTTAGTTTATCTGCCTACCACTAACTATAATATAATTCCTATGCAAAAATCGGTGTAGTTGATTATTGTAAATTCAATTAGTCAGACAGAAAAGAGGTTTGGGGGAAATATAACATTTTCCATTTCTATgccatgtaaaaacaaaaagtgtgtCATCGAAACAGTGGTTTGTTTGAATGCAACGTCTACGTGACTGTTAAAATCCCCTACTATAATATTTTATGATTACTAAGAACTAATTCATATATAAATTCTAAGTAAGAGGCAGGTGGACAAGATAAGAGCTAGTTTTCCTGATTTCCTGCTTATGATACTGAGGCGTTCAAATGAGCTACAACTTCCTTTTGGTCAAGGGTTGATTGATAAGTCAGATTTGAAGATTGCTGGgacccctcctcctctgctttaaGGAATAATATTAATGTGGGTAGTGTACATTTCATAATGTTCGAAGGCAGTGATTTAACAAGGTATTTAATAAGATACTAACCTTACATTTATATGCatgataaaataagaaaagcaGATTCCAGGTTAAGAGTAAGTTACAATTTCTTAATGTAAAAGGGTTGACAGAAGAGATTTCAGCTGAACACTGGCTCACAGGCCGCTCTCTGGGTAGTTGTCAAGTTAAACTATACCAGACTCTTATGCAAAGCTAAAGGGAAACAGTCAAATAATGCAATTCAGTCTGCGGTCAATGTAAATACACAGTATCTGTTATTATGTGTGCCATACTTTACCACAAAGCCCAATAGCAAACAGTGCAAGTGGTGagcgccctctggtggttaATAGTCAAATGCCACATCTACATGCCACGAGAAAACTGCAGTGTGCAGATAAACTGTCCCAGATATCAGCCGGCATGCTGCATGTCATAAACGTGAACCAACAAAACTGACCACACAGTGAAACTGGTCGGAGCAAAGcaagttctttttttattaagtttacAAAACAAGTGCAAAAATAGTGATTCATAAGAGCTACAGAGTAGGCGTTGCCCTTCAAAAATTACCTTCACAGGGGGACACAGGTTGAATGCAATACATGATGCAGTTCAAAGAGGATAAACGGGATCAATGGCACAGTCTTGCGCAGTAGAAAAGATTGCAAAACATGGATTTGATTTCACAGCGTTTGATAAGTGCTAAGAacaagctgcagagacagatgCCAAACCTATCTACATACTCCCTTTTAAACTATAGACAGTGCAAAGATTTTACATGGAAGATCCTCTATAAGTTACATTCAATCTAATGCATAACAATTACTTCCTAGgctgcgcacacatgcacacttgcaTTAAATTATAAACTGCTTTTTTGAAAACTGTCAACCAAGCCAAAGGAAACACCAGACAATTCTGTTGGAGAGGCAGAGCTACTTCTTTTCGGAAATGTGTTAATATGTTGCTACGGTTACCGGGATGCATGCAAAGTGCCTAATTAACTTTTACATCTGAATACTGAGAAACACCAACATGTATAGAAGAGGAAATCTAGAGTTTCAGGTTACTGTGGGTCTGAGTGAGGACGCTATACTAGCTAAAACTGCAGCAAATGACATCTCAGCAAAATCGACAGGTCCTGCAACTTTGATGTGTGAGACAAGACACTGATCATTGACAACAAGCCAAACCAAACTGAAGGCATCTCGGGTTGTGGTGCAAATCAACAGTAAAGGCACACAGCTCGTGGATTTTAGGGTGGCTATTACTGAATCCCTATaccctgcacaaacacacaaagctcgCACAGAGAACGCCTACGTTTTAATTCACCAGTCATCCCAGCCACACATGCTTGTGTTTTGCCATTTACAGTATAGTGCacttctgcttctttttcttctctgcttcttttttGGGCGACTCCAGCTCCTTGCGCTTGTAGTAGCTGGAGAAGCAGGCCAGGGCACAGATGGGCTCCCTGAGGAGAAGCAGCCACCTTCCCTCACCGTAATAGGTCAGCGAGCCCAGCTCCATCTCCACGACCAGCTCCGCCTTCTGGCCCTCCTGCTGTAGGGCCAGGATGTCTAGCAGATCCAGGCCCGTTTGAACCGGCTCAACGCCCTCGGCGCACCCTAGAGTGATATGGGCGCGGCTTCCCAGGGGCAGGGAGGCAGCTGCGGGGACAGAAGACTCTGCCTCCTTTTCGGCATCATCCGGCCACAGCAGGAGCTGCTCCTCGGTGAGGGACACTCTAGCCCCGACGGTGCGAGGAGTGACAAAGAGAGCGCCCAGTGCCAGCTCGAAGGTGGAACCATACAAATCTTTAACAGCCTAGGGAGCAGGAGAAAAGGGAATTATCACAAGATTAACTAAATTCAATCATAAACATTAATTACACTGCTACATTGTTACTGAGAAATGTTTACACAACAATGCAGGATGAAAATTGCCAACTAATAATTTGAATATGTGGCTTTCACTTTTCATAAACTAACAATTTATTGACAGGTCTTACTTGCTTCTGGGCATACTCTTTGGCGCCCTCAGCTTTCCCATAGTTGCAGTACTTGGTAGTGCAGTGGAGGGTTCCCGTGGCTTTAAAGTACTGCTCCAGATCCACCTCTTTATCAGGTTTACCAGTGACTGTAATCACAAACAGGAGTTCAGCGTCAACTTGATTAGGCAAAGATGAGATTTATCGGCTTGGACAGAGTATTTTCTAATGATGCAGTTGACTTTGTAATAAGTGGAACGACTTTAAAAAACACTCACAGTCTGTCATGTGCGTCTTGAAGGGCTCCAAGGTGTCCAGTGTTTTAAGGAAATCCATGGATGTGCATCGAATCTTGTcctggagggacgagagaaGGAAGAAGCCAAAGAAAAGAGGGATGGACATCTCCTCCAGTGGACCCTTCATGGCATCCAACTGGGCCTCCTCCAGTCCTCGGCTGCTCTTCGTCGTCAGCTGTGCTAGATCGCAGCTCCATGCTGTTTGCGGTTCCAAGAAGATGGCCACAAGATGATGTTCCTCGGCAATCTCCCCCATGCGGGCCAGCCGGTCCTGGCTGTGGTTGGTGTCGTCCACCACTATGAGCACAGAGGAACTTGTTCCTGCACTGCAACAGCTCACCACAGCCTCGTCCAGAGCCTTGTATCCCTCTGCATAGGATTCTGTATTCTCTGGCTTTACACCGTGGTCGTCAGCACAGATGACAGAGCAGTGGCCTTTGTAGGCATCAGCTATGGCACGTGCCAAGAAGCTTTTCCCACTCCCTGGCAGTCCCCGGAGGACGATTAAGGTGCGAGAGGTGCGGAGGGCGTCTTTGGTTGGCTCTTGTTCCAGGAGGGCAAAGGACAGGGAGCCAGATGCAGGGACAGGATCTTCTTCCTTTACAAGCTCAGATTTATTCTGCTCAGATGCAAcaacttctgctgctgctgctgctactactGCTACTTCCTTCAGAGGAGAAGACTCAGATTTTTCAGGTTCAGCTTCCTTCTTGTCCTCTGCAGGTTTTTCAGGTTCAGCTTCCTTCTTGTCCTCTGCAGGTTTTTCAGGTTCAGCTTCCTTCTTGTCCTCTGCAGGTTTTTCAGGTTCAGCTTCCTTCTTGTCCTCTGCTGATTTTTCATTTCCAACTACAGCTGAATCTTCCTCCTTCAATGTTGGCTTTTCTGAGGCAACTTCTGTCACTGAAACCATCTCCACTGCCTTTTCTGTGACCACTGGTCTTTCTTCTTGCACCTCATTTAGAGGCTCAGCCACAGCATTGTTTTCTGCTTTCCCCTCTTCGGCCATTTGTGCCTCTGCATCCATTGCCTTCAGTTCTGCTTTGGTCTCAACTTGCTCCGGCAGGTTCTGTTCTTCAGCGGCTGGTGGTGCATCTACTGGCTCCGGCAGCGCGACTGGTTCAGGTAATGTTTGCTCTTCTAGCTCAACTTCTGGTTCAGATTTGGTCAATTCCGCTGGCTCTGGCACAGGGACACTCTCTGCCAGAGTTGCTTGCACAGGCACCAGCTCTGGGTCATTCTCTGGCACAGTCTCCTGTTCAGGCTCTACGTTTTCTGGTTCTGCGTCTAAAGCTGCAACTGGGTTAGAGATCTTTCCAGATGACTCGTCTGGTTCTGGTGAAGCCTCTACAACGGGCACTGACTCCGGGTCAGATGCGTCTTTGGGTGAGCTGTCACCATTTGCCTTCTGCTCGGACAGCGTCACAGGTTCTGTCACAATcagctcctctgtttgttttaggTTTAGGACTTCTGTACCGTGACCATTTACTGCCAGCTGCTCGGTCTCTTCCGCAGCAGCTGGCGGCTTCTCAGGCTCTGTGGATTCTTCTGGTGCCTCTAGTTTTGACACAGCCTCTTTTTCCATTACAACCTCCTCTTGCTGTGGAGATGCATCCAAAACCTCACAGCTCCTTTCAGTATCCATGTCTAGCTCAGTTTCCTTTTCTACACCATGTACCttaaatgaaagagaaacagtTTAACCAACCCAGTGATGACAGAGGCATAAAATCTTCCCAGAGACGAAACTTTAAATAGCACATGATGTTTTCTACTGTGTTCCGGTAATGCTCAAAAAAATGAAGGCCTGAAGGTTGTATGACTTCTGTGACCACGACTTGAGCAAAGCATCACGTATCTTTTATTTAGGATCAATCTAAATCCACTTCAGATATATCTCTGAAATAGATTTAAATGGATACAGTTACATTGTGGGTTTGGCAGATAGACGCATTAATGATGATAAATGATCAGAAACTTGACGATAGTTTCTCAGCCGGCAGAGTATTTAAATGTATGCCAGAAAGCTTGGGAAGTGAGCAAAACGCTCCCACTTGTGAATGCATTTTGTTTTTGGACCCAGGCCCTTTTAGAGGCTCGGGCTGTAGAGTGGGTTGTCCACAGATCAGAGGACTGGTGGTTGATTCCCAGCTCGCACAGTCAGCATGTCAACGTGTGCTCGGTTAGACACTGAACCACAAATGGCCCCTGACGGCTGCGCTTTTAAAATGCAGTCCATTAACCATATTGTCTCATACACTCAACATCCACaatttacatatatttacaaTACGAGTGGTagtaggggggggggttaatccTTTTTTATACAGGATATGCATGATAACTTTATAGTCCGACCACACTGTAATGTTTTGTTCAGTGGTGGTGTCGTGTCATGGTGCACATATGGTGGGTGGGGACGAAATGCTGGtgcaatcaaattaaatattcatttaaattttgGTTTGAAGAATACATATCAAATAGTCcaattagagagagagacacatgcaaAGATGTATTGAAAGCTCGCAAGGAAAAAATGAACAGAGACTCATCCTCcctg
Above is a genomic segment from Pleuronectes platessa chromosome 16, fPlePla1.1, whole genome shotgun sequence containing:
- the cnp gene encoding 2',3'-cyclic-nucleotide 3'-phosphodiesterase is translated as MDTERSCEVLDASPQQEEVVMEKEAVSKLEAPEESTEPEKPPAAAEETEQLAVNGHGTEVLNLKQTEELIVTEPVTLSEQKANGDSSPKDASDPESVPVVEASPEPDESSGKISNPVAALDAEPENVEPEQETVPENDPELVPVQATLAESVPVPEPAELTKSEPEVELEEQTLPEPVALPEPVDAPPAAEEQNLPEQVETKAELKAMDAEAQMAEEGKAENNAVAEPLNEVQEERPVVTEKAVEMVSVTEVASEKPTLKEEDSAVVGNEKSAEDKKEAEPEKPAEDKKEAEPEKPAEDKKEAEPEKPAEDKKEAEPEKSESSPLKEVAVVAAAAAEVVASEQNKSELVKEEDPVPASGSLSFALLEQEPTKDALRTSRTLIVLRGLPGSGKSFLARAIADAYKGHCSVICADDHGVKPENTESYAEGYKALDEAVVSCCSAGTSSSVLIVVDDTNHSQDRLARMGEIAEEHHLVAIFLEPQTAWSCDLAQLTTKSSRGLEEAQLDAMKGPLEEMSIPLFFGFFLLSSLQDKIRCTSMDFLKTLDTLEPFKTHMTDFTGKPDKEVDLEQYFKATGTLHCTTKYCNYGKAEGAKEYAQKQAVKDLYGSTFELALGALFVTPRTVGARVSLTEEQLLLWPDDAEKEAESSVPAAASLPLGSRAHITLGCAEGVEPVQTGLDLLDILALQQEGQKAELVVEMELGSLTYYGEGRWLLLLREPICALACFSSYYKRKELESPKKEAEKKKKQKCTIL